One Bacteroidota bacterium genomic window carries:
- a CDS encoding bifunctional UDP-N-acetylmuramoyl-tripeptide:D-alanyl-D-alanine ligase/alanine racemase, giving the protein MGYTTGEIAAVVEGKLFGNASLPVEWLVIDSRKLAETVGSMFIAIEGERHNGHDFVEIMYQKGIRVFLVSSRFKSTKVYADAAFIQVEDTILALQKLAAWHRKHFTLPVLAITGSNGKTIVKEWLAQCMASRNKITRSPRSYNSQIGVPLSVWLLDRESEWAIFEAGISLPNEMDKLEAVINPAHGLITNIGEAHQQNFLTLESKLHEKIKLFKHCKQVFYCRDHEMVHQALMSIYPNKKFISWSMRNPSATVYVSSMEETSHSSKIQLHYHKLSATLTLPFSDKASIENALHVITYLLSAGFSFDEVKEQVSMLHLLAMRMEQIKGIKGCLLINDAYNSDENALAIALDYIHQQLFRKKVLILSDIQQAGTSGEVLYQKVAALVKQKGIDKFIGIGKELYSNAKYFQGIESSFYSDTDEFLRSAELRAFSDQIILIKGARGFQFERIVQSLAEKNHTTLLETNLNNLVDNLNYFRAQLSEKTGIMVMVKALAYGSGGTEIASVLQHEKVNYLGVAFSDEGVQLRQAGIHLPIMVMSPGVEDFSRMVDYELEPEIYSPRILDRFLEMAEKQQLIQYPVHIKLDTGMHRLGFTGEHLEWLLKRLKSTSCLKVKSVFSHLAASDEPEHDWFTYEQVSRFKQMSDAIAEALGYKPMRHILNSAGIERFPEAHFEMVRLGIGLHGVSSVQTLLKPVSSLKTHISQIKKIPRGETVGYSRKGKADTDFIIAILPVGYADGLDRKLGNGNGYVTIDGHKAPYVGTICMDMCMVDITYLKCEEGDEVVVFGNHPSIIELAEQVGTIPYEILTNVSSRVKRIYIKD; this is encoded by the coding sequence ATGGGCTATACTACTGGCGAGATTGCAGCTGTGGTGGAGGGCAAACTTTTTGGTAACGCTTCGCTACCGGTCGAATGGCTTGTAATCGACAGCCGGAAGCTGGCAGAAACAGTGGGTAGTATGTTTATTGCCATTGAAGGAGAAAGGCACAATGGACATGATTTTGTCGAAATCATGTACCAGAAGGGGATAAGAGTATTCTTAGTTTCGAGCCGCTTTAAGAGTACCAAGGTATATGCCGATGCGGCCTTTATACAGGTAGAAGATACCATTCTCGCTTTACAAAAGCTTGCTGCCTGGCACCGAAAACATTTTACATTGCCTGTGTTGGCTATTACTGGAAGTAATGGCAAAACCATTGTCAAAGAGTGGTTGGCACAATGTATGGCTTCGCGTAACAAAATTACACGCAGCCCAAGGAGTTACAATTCGCAGATTGGGGTTCCCCTTTCGGTATGGCTGCTTGATCGCGAAAGTGAGTGGGCCATATTTGAGGCAGGGATATCTTTGCCCAACGAAATGGACAAACTTGAGGCTGTAATAAACCCTGCGCATGGGCTAATAACCAACATAGGAGAGGCACACCAACAGAATTTCCTCACACTGGAATCGAAACTCCACGAGAAAATCAAGCTTTTTAAGCACTGCAAACAAGTGTTTTATTGCCGCGACCATGAAATGGTGCACCAGGCCTTAATGAGCATTTATCCCAATAAAAAATTCATAAGCTGGTCGATGCGGAACCCTTCTGCCACAGTATATGTGTCATCAATGGAAGAAACTTCGCATTCAAGTAAAATCCAACTACATTATCATAAGCTGTCAGCTACACTAACCCTTCCTTTTTCCGATAAGGCTTCCATAGAGAACGCGCTGCATGTAATCACCTATTTGTTATCTGCAGGGTTTAGTTTCGACGAGGTGAAAGAACAGGTTTCAATGCTCCACTTATTGGCTATGCGCATGGAGCAGATAAAAGGAATTAAGGGCTGCCTGCTCATCAACGATGCCTATAATTCCGATGAAAATGCGCTTGCCATAGCCCTCGATTACATTCATCAGCAATTATTCCGAAAAAAGGTGTTGATACTTTCCGACATTCAACAGGCTGGTACTAGTGGCGAGGTATTGTACCAAAAGGTGGCAGCCCTTGTAAAACAAAAAGGTATCGATAAATTTATTGGCATTGGTAAAGAGTTGTATTCCAACGCAAAATATTTTCAGGGCATCGAAAGTTCTTTTTATTCCGATACAGATGAATTTCTTCGTTCTGCCGAACTCAGAGCTTTCTCAGATCAGATTATTCTTATTAAAGGTGCTCGTGGCTTCCAGTTCGAACGTATTGTTCAGTCGTTGGCAGAGAAGAACCACACCACCCTACTCGAAACCAACCTCAATAATCTGGTCGATAATCTGAATTATTTCCGTGCTCAATTATCGGAAAAAACAGGAATCATGGTAATGGTGAAAGCACTGGCTTATGGTTCGGGAGGTACTGAGATTGCCAGCGTGCTTCAGCACGAGAAGGTGAATTACCTGGGAGTGGCTTTTTCCGACGAAGGGGTTCAGTTGCGTCAGGCAGGAATTCACCTACCAATAATGGTGATGTCGCCCGGAGTAGAAGATTTTTCGCGCATGGTAGATTATGAGCTCGAACCAGAAATTTATAGTCCACGCATTCTGGACAGGTTTCTGGAAATGGCCGAAAAACAGCAATTAATTCAGTACCCGGTTCACATCAAACTCGATACCGGAATGCATCGCCTTGGATTTACCGGAGAACATTTGGAATGGCTTTTAAAAAGGCTTAAGAGCACTTCCTGTTTAAAGGTTAAGTCGGTTTTCTCTCATCTTGCTGCCAGCGACGAGCCTGAGCACGATTGGTTTACATACGAACAAGTATCACGGTTTAAACAAATGTCTGATGCCATCGCAGAGGCCCTAGGTTACAAGCCCATGAGACATATACTTAATTCAGCAGGAATAGAGAGGTTTCCGGAAGCTCATTTCGAAATGGTAAGGCTTGGAATTGGTCTGCATGGTGTGTCATCCGTTCAAACGCTTTTAAAACCAGTAAGCAGCTTAAAAACCCACATTTCGCAGATAAAGAAAATTCCCCGTGGAGAAACAGTTGGATACAGCCGCAAGGGAAAAGCCGATACTGACTTTATTATTGCTATTCTTCCGGTAGGTTATGCCGACGGCCTGGACCGCAAACTTGGTAATGGCAATGGCTATGTTACCATCGATGGCCATAAGGCACCTTATGTGGGCACCATCTGCATGGATATGTGCATGGTCGATATCACATACCTTAAATGCGAAGAGGGTGATGAAGTGGTGGTTTTTGGCAATCATCCATCGATTATTGAACTAGCCGAACAAGTTGGCACCATTCCTTATGAAATACTTACCAATGTATCGTCGCGTGTAAAAAGAATTTATATCAAAGATTAA